In the Verrucomicrobiia bacterium genome, one interval contains:
- a CDS encoding L-histidine N(alpha)-methyltransferase encodes MSYYKKSELTNLFGVNPRTISRWIQNSREGGLGLELVHNDGRYFIAKTARNQQIIQKLLETRRKYLNGNIHKVIKPLPEFYNVYTEEQIHEIFTQIDTDREIPHKYAYFDGGAESWDEYARKMHEGEVANTLTSTINLLDLNMSYLDSLLEEYDLVNIIDVGVGNALSSKSVVNHLLEKNKLNRYVAIDISPTMLDIAKRNIKNWFGDHVKFEGYCYDISVEPFANIIAEPPSGAVNLILLLGGTLSNFNTPQYALDVIRKSMQRNDLFLYSLKLDSRNTRDQFNSATQLGNILPPHREYVIDLLGINKSLYDIVLSYDEIERARVMHIKLKYALTIEMQVMSQIWKIELNKGDSLAVWRAKHYSHFEIEKLIYGAGFNPLHKSRTKDNDFLLLISGKRPLAEV; translated from the coding sequence ATGAGCTACTATAAAAAATCAGAATTAACAAATCTTTTTGGGGTTAATCCACGTACTATATCGAGATGGATACAAAACTCACGGGAAGGCGGACTGGGCTTAGAACTTGTTCACAACGACGGACGGTATTTCATAGCTAAAACTGCAAGAAATCAACAAATTATTCAAAAGCTTTTAGAGACTCGTAGGAAATACTTAAATGGAAATATTCATAAGGTTATTAAGCCGCTTCCTGAATTCTATAATGTTTATACTGAGGAACAGATTCATGAAATCTTTACGCAAATAGATACTGATCGGGAGATCCCACATAAGTATGCTTATTTTGATGGTGGCGCGGAATCTTGGGATGAATATGCTCGTAAGATGCACGAAGGTGAAGTGGCCAACACCCTTACCAGTACAATTAACTTACTCGATTTAAATATGAGTTATCTTGACAGCCTTCTGGAAGAATATGATTTGGTTAATATCATAGATGTTGGCGTTGGTAACGCACTCTCAAGTAAAAGCGTGGTCAATCATCTTTTAGAAAAGAACAAGTTAAATCGCTATGTTGCAATCGACATTAGCCCAACTATGCTTGATATCGCCAAAAGGAACATCAAAAATTGGTTTGGTGACCACGTTAAGTTTGAAGGGTACTGTTACGACATTAGTGTTGAGCCATTTGCAAATATTATTGCTGAGCCGCCCAGCGGAGCGGTTAACCTCATACTGTTACTTGGTGGAACGCTGTCAAACTTTAATACACCTCAGTATGCCCTAGATGTTATCAGGAAGAGTATGCAGCGCAATGATCTATTTCTTTACAGCCTAAAGCTAGATTCAAGAAACACACGCGATCAGTTTAATTCGGCCACGCAATTAGGCAATATTCTTCCACCTCATCGCGAATATGTTATCGATTTACTAGGTATCAATAAATCGCTTTATGATATTGTTCTGAGCTACGACGAGATTGAACGTGCGCGGGTAATGCATATTAAGTTAAAATATGCATTAACAATTGAAATGCAGGTCATGAGTCAGATTTGGAAAATTGAATTAAACAAAGGTGATTCTCTCGCGGTATGGCGAGCAAAACACTATAGCCATTTTGAGATTGAAAAGTTAATCTATGGTGCCGGATTTAACCCCCTGCACAAGAGCCGAACCAAGGATAACGACTTTTTGTTACTTATCTCTGGCAAGCGGCCGCTCGCAGAAGTGTAA
- a CDS encoding FAD-binding oxidoreductase — MNKIATYLQGHLQGEVLVGPRARATYSKDASILEKLPDAVVFPKDTQDVRKIARFAWQLAEKGHVLSLTARGAGQDTTGGAIGAGIVIDMSRHLNRILEVDTKRRLARVQAGVSAQVLSEALFLHGLCFPPLLDADPRSTIGGALASNYAGKRVGKYGGMAAWIDQVEVVLANGDIMQTGRLSKKELNKKKGLTMFEGEVYRTVDGILTDEADQINEQLTGVASSLGYNIAATKQKDGSLDATALLLGSQGTLGLVTEVILRLVPYSPGIETAVVACDSLEAALDATATIRSLEPAEVTLLSHKELQFAQQQQGIAYEGLLGEDMEQLPQALLFITFDDTNERLRRKKAKRLEKALSRIGNTVFRSDDYDIQRSWRHLYERTLSALTFDESEGRVAVPFVDTITIPEGQIENYLRGVQELSTKLHATLHVWGDPTTGIFQARALLDMRRVTDRQKIFRLIDEYLTLVLQHDGDFGVFTGEGRLLAPFIAKKYPKEVLELFIQVKKAFDPFNILNAGAKTGFDPKKLVPLVTDDYSPYK, encoded by the coding sequence ATGAATAAAATCGCTACATATTTACAGGGGCATCTGCAGGGTGAGGTGCTTGTGGGGCCGAGGGCGCGAGCAACTTATTCAAAAGATGCAAGTATTTTAGAAAAGTTGCCTGATGCAGTGGTCTTTCCTAAAGATACCCAGGATGTTCGTAAGATTGCCCGTTTTGCCTGGCAGCTAGCTGAAAAAGGCCATGTTCTATCGCTGACGGCGCGTGGCGCTGGCCAAGATACTACCGGTGGGGCAATTGGCGCCGGCATTGTGATTGATATGTCTCGCCACTTAAATCGTATTCTCGAGGTTGATACCAAACGGCGATTAGCGCGGGTACAGGCGGGAGTTTCGGCGCAGGTATTATCTGAGGCGCTGTTTTTACACGGATTGTGTTTCCCGCCACTGCTTGACGCCGATCCTCGTAGCACGATTGGTGGCGCACTCGCCAGTAATTACGCCGGAAAACGGGTAGGGAAGTACGGTGGTATGGCCGCTTGGATTGATCAAGTCGAAGTCGTGCTCGCGAACGGCGATATTATGCAAACTGGCCGGCTAAGTAAGAAAGAGCTCAACAAGAAAAAAGGCCTGACTATGTTTGAGGGTGAAGTCTATCGCACGGTTGATGGCATTTTGACGGATGAAGCCGATCAAATTAACGAGCAGCTGACTGGGGTGGCATCATCTTTGGGCTACAATATTGCTGCCACCAAACAGAAGGACGGTTCGCTGGATGCCACTGCGCTACTGCTTGGTTCTCAAGGGACACTTGGGCTGGTAACTGAAGTTATTTTGCGGTTGGTGCCATACAGCCCTGGCATCGAGACGGCCGTTGTCGCTTGCGATAGCCTTGAAGCAGCACTTGATGCCACTGCAACCATTCGAAGCCTTGAGCCGGCAGAGGTAACCCTTCTAAGCCATAAAGAACTACAATTTGCTCAGCAGCAACAAGGGATTGCCTACGAAGGATTGCTAGGTGAAGACATGGAGCAACTGCCGCAAGCATTGTTGTTCATTACATTCGATGACACAAACGAGCGATTGCGCCGTAAAAAAGCTAAACGGCTTGAAAAAGCCCTCAGCCGTATAGGCAACACCGTCTTTCGATCAGATGACTACGACATTCAACGTTCGTGGCGACATTTGTACGAGCGGACTCTCTCGGCTCTCACATTTGATGAATCGGAAGGCAGAGTCGCAGTGCCATTTGTCGATACCATTACTATCCCCGAAGGACAAATCGAAAATTATCTCCGTGGCGTACAAGAACTAAGTACAAAGCTGCACGCCACCCTGCACGTATGGGGTGACCCGACAACAGGCATTTTCCAAGCCCGAGCCCTACTTGATATGCGCCGCGTAACGGACCGACAAAAAATCTTCCGCTTAATTGATGAATACTTGACGTTGGTGCTGCAGCACGACGGCGACTTTGGCGTGTTTACTGGCGAAGGAAGGCTATTGGCACCATTTATCGCCAAGAAATATCCCAAAGAAGTACTCGAGCTCTTTATTCAAGTCAAGAAGGCCTTTGATCCTTTCAATATTCTTAACGCCGGCGCCAAAACCGGCTTCGATCCAAAGAAGCTGGTACCGCTGGTGACCGACGATTATTCTCCTTATAAATAG
- a CDS encoding excinuclease ABC subunit UvrC translates to MNEKLQEKLKTLPRSPGVYFHKSKTGEIIYVGKAAVLKNRVRQYFQSKRDMDIKTLALVAEINDTDWITTESEIDALFLESEMVKRYKPRFNILLRDDKSQLFVRINMKDAYPYVSFTRGPADDGADYYGPYYNAAAVRKALQYLRKVFPYSTHAVMPKRVCLQYHIGLCPGVEEQKVSSSDYKQSLRKLIRYLKGERKALMQELERDMKNAATEHNFELAAALRNKLNNLKELQRRIMFGDAEFLDISKDQALVGLQELLHLSQIPRRIEGYDISHMSGTNNVASMVVATNGLADKAEYRKFKMRLPGNNDFAHMHETLSRRFSGRHLDWPTPDLLLIDGGKGQLDAALRALEEKSLTIPAIGLAKREEEIIVHKTRSNVEFVRQSDSLPVGTFVGESDDFFVIRLPKDSHIVKLLQRIRNESHRFAVSYHSTLKRQGATKSLLDDIPGVGPATRKKIVTAFGSVRGIKTAKPEQIIAVVGQRQAKRIIDWLAGTK, encoded by the coding sequence GTGAACGAAAAACTACAAGAAAAATTAAAAACTCTTCCGCGCTCACCGGGCGTTTATTTTCATAAGTCAAAAACCGGTGAGATTATTTACGTTGGCAAAGCGGCGGTGCTTAAAAATCGAGTGCGGCAGTACTTCCAGAGCAAACGCGACATGGATATCAAAACCCTGGCTCTGGTGGCTGAAATTAACGACACCGACTGGATTACCACCGAATCCGAAATCGACGCCCTGTTTTTAGAAAGCGAGATGGTCAAGCGCTACAAGCCCCGTTTTAATATTTTGCTGCGCGACGACAAAAGTCAGTTGTTTGTTCGTATAAACATGAAGGATGCCTACCCTTACGTTAGTTTCACTCGAGGCCCAGCTGATGACGGCGCTGATTACTACGGACCCTACTATAATGCGGCGGCAGTGCGAAAAGCGCTGCAATATTTACGGAAAGTGTTTCCGTATTCTACCCATGCTGTTATGCCCAAACGGGTGTGTCTACAGTATCATATTGGGTTATGTCCTGGCGTAGAGGAGCAAAAAGTATCCTCGAGCGATTATAAGCAAAGTTTGCGCAAGTTAATTCGGTATTTGAAGGGCGAGCGCAAGGCCTTGATGCAAGAACTCGAACGCGACATGAAAAACGCCGCCACCGAGCATAACTTTGAGCTAGCCGCTGCACTACGCAACAAGCTCAATAACCTTAAAGAACTACAGCGACGCATTATGTTTGGCGATGCGGAATTCTTGGATATTAGTAAAGATCAGGCTTTGGTTGGGCTGCAGGAATTATTGCACTTGTCGCAAATTCCTCGCCGGATTGAAGGCTACGATATTTCGCACATGAGCGGCACCAATAACGTTGCCAGTATGGTGGTGGCCACAAATGGACTGGCCGATAAAGCTGAATACCGCAAGTTCAAAATGCGCCTACCGGGCAATAACGACTTTGCCCATATGCACGAAACACTCAGCCGGCGCTTTAGTGGCCGCCACCTCGATTGGCCGACGCCTGATTTGCTGCTGATTGATGGTGGGAAAGGACAGCTCGACGCCGCCCTCCGGGCCCTAGAAGAAAAATCGCTAACTATTCCTGCGATTGGACTGGCCAAACGTGAAGAAGAAATTATTGTCCATAAAACACGCTCGAACGTTGAGTTTGTGCGCCAGAGCGATAGCCTGCCGGTGGGCACGTTTGTTGGTGAGAGTGATGATTTTTTCGTAATTCGTTTGCCAAAAGACTCGCATATTGTGAAGCTGCTACAGCGAATTCGGAATGAAAGCCACCGCTTTGCCGTGAGCTATCATTCTACTCTAAAACGCCAAGGTGCTACCAAGAGTTTACTAGACGACATTCCTGGTGTTGGGCCGGCAACGCGTAAAAAAATAGTGACGGCTTTTGGCAGCGTTCGTGGTATAAAAACCGCCAAGCCGGAACAAATTATTGCGGTAGTTGGCCAGCGTCAAGCCAAGCGGATTATTGATTGGCTTGCGGGCACAAAATAG
- a CDS encoding rhodanese-related sulfurtransferase, producing the protein MQKILLYYKFTPLADPEAIKLWQKTLGESLNLKGRILISKHGLNGTVGGDIEDLKRYVKSTKSHPAFKGIDFKWSDGSRDDFPRLSVKVRSEIVAFDAADEIEVNEKGVVGGGQHITPEQVHELVEKYGDDVVFFDGRNAYEAAVGKFKNAIVPDVRTTRDFKKELEDPKYDAIKDKPVVTYCTGGIRCEVLSSMMKKRGFKDVYQIDGGIVRYGEKFGDDGLWEGSLYVFDGRMNQKFSDHAKDIGECVHCGASTSNYENCANKACNNLILLCENCKQTTDVCSEACKLALTV; encoded by the coding sequence ATGCAAAAAATCTTATTGTATTACAAATTTACCCCGCTGGCCGACCCAGAGGCGATTAAGCTGTGGCAAAAGACCTTGGGTGAATCCCTTAATCTGAAAGGCCGAATTTTAATTTCGAAGCACGGCTTGAACGGTACGGTGGGCGGTGATATTGAAGATTTAAAAAGATATGTTAAAAGCACAAAAAGCCACCCGGCGTTTAAAGGGATTGACTTTAAGTGGAGCGACGGCTCGCGCGATGATTTCCCCCGCTTAAGCGTGAAGGTTCGCTCTGAAATTGTCGCTTTTGACGCAGCCGATGAAATTGAAGTAAACGAAAAAGGGGTGGTTGGTGGTGGCCAGCACATTACGCCCGAGCAAGTCCACGAACTGGTGGAAAAATATGGCGATGACGTGGTGTTTTTTGACGGCCGCAACGCGTATGAGGCGGCGGTTGGAAAGTTTAAGAACGCCATCGTGCCCGATGTTCGCACGACCCGTGACTTCAAAAAAGAACTTGAAGATCCAAAATACGACGCCATCAAAGACAAGCCCGTGGTGACTTACTGCACCGGCGGCATCCGCTGTGAAGTGCTGAGCAGCATGATGAAAAAGCGTGGTTTCAAAGATGTTTACCAGATTGATGGCGGCATTGTGCGTTACGGCGAGAAATTTGGCGACGACGGCCTATGGGAAGGTTCGTTGTATGTGTTTGATGGCCGGATGAACCAAAAGTTTTCGGATCATGCAAAAGATATTGGTGAATGTGTGCATTGCGGCGCAAGCACCAGTAATTACGAAAATTGTGCTAATAAAGCATGTAACAACTTGATCTTGCTCTGTGAGAATTGCAAGCAAACGACCGATGTTTGTTCGGAGGCTTGCAAGCTCGCCCTGACTGTGTAA
- a CDS encoding Xaa-Pro aminopeptidase, whose product MNRHFPPSFFAGNRQRAIERLRGAAIALTGYVQLQRINDIGQSFEQESNFWYLTGINEPGWQVIIDGKRGKAWLVQPTISREQELFGGCLTAEEAVAISGIDDIIDQTASLSILRQMARTHSLVYTCDQPPTHGLVPNPAPREFRQLLERHFNSVQDCRQELATIRSIKQPLELEAIKRAVKITLEGFEKVRRQLQNYRHEFEVEADFSHTFRRQGCHHAYLPIIAGGSRACTLHYEKNNQPLKKRQLLLMDVGASYGHYAADITRTYVTGDPTKRQRDIHDATREAQKEIIQLCQPGMPLSDYRERADAIMERALVDLKLMEPGDRDAFYTYFPHAVGHGLGLDVHDSMGAQAYFQVGMVITVEPGIYSRQEGIGVRIEDDIYISEDGPVNLSAKLSTSIG is encoded by the coding sequence ATGAACCGACACTTCCCACCATCTTTTTTTGCCGGTAACCGTCAGCGGGCCATTGAAAGGTTGCGGGGTGCTGCTATCGCGCTTACAGGATATGTGCAGCTGCAGCGGATCAATGATATTGGTCAAAGTTTTGAGCAAGAATCTAATTTTTGGTATCTCACCGGGATAAACGAACCAGGCTGGCAGGTAATTATTGATGGCAAGCGTGGAAAGGCTTGGTTAGTGCAGCCGACTATTAGCCGTGAACAAGAATTATTTGGTGGTTGCTTAACGGCCGAAGAAGCAGTAGCAATCAGCGGGATCGATGACATCATTGATCAAACGGCGTCGCTGAGTATCTTGCGGCAAATGGCCCGAACGCACAGCTTGGTATATACTTGCGATCAGCCCCCGACGCACGGGTTGGTACCAAACCCAGCACCGCGCGAATTCCGGCAACTGCTTGAGCGGCATTTTAATAGCGTGCAAGATTGTCGCCAGGAGTTGGCTACCATCCGTAGTATCAAGCAGCCACTCGAGCTCGAGGCTATTAAAAGAGCCGTAAAGATCACACTTGAAGGCTTTGAAAAAGTGCGCCGCCAACTACAAAATTATCGCCATGAATTTGAAGTTGAAGCTGATTTTAGCCATACATTCCGTCGACAAGGTTGCCACCACGCTTACTTACCAATTATCGCTGGCGGATCAAGAGCCTGTACGCTGCATTATGAGAAGAATAACCAGCCGCTAAAGAAGCGCCAGCTGTTACTAATGGATGTCGGCGCCAGCTACGGACACTACGCTGCCGATATTACGCGCACCTACGTTACGGGCGATCCAACCAAGCGCCAGCGTGACATTCACGATGCCACCCGCGAAGCTCAAAAAGAGATCATACAGTTATGCCAGCCTGGCATGCCGCTTTCAGATTACCGCGAACGAGCCGATGCTATTATGGAGCGGGCGTTAGTTGATCTTAAGCTTATGGAGCCTGGCGATCGCGATGCTTTTTATACCTATTTTCCTCATGCGGTTGGTCATGGGCTGGGGTTGGACGTTCATGATAGTATGGGCGCGCAGGCGTATTTTCAGGTTGGTATGGTTATAACGGTAGAGCCGGGAATTTATAGCCGTCAAGAAGGAATCGGCGTGCGAATTGAAGACGATATCTATATTAGCGAAGACGGCCCGGTAAACTTAAGCGCAAAACTTTCGACGAGCATAGGTTAG
- a CDS encoding phage holin family protein, whose amino-acid sequence MRKQFFVFLLRWLLSSFGLWLSLRLLGLFGANYDEPGAIGMFFVAGFVISIVNTLLKPIIIILSLPAILLTLGLFTLIVNGFLVYISLLLVPGFEISFWAAVFTGIILSLINYVLSGLLELRKAKEF is encoded by the coding sequence ATGAGAAAACAATTTTTCGTTTTTTTGCTGCGGTGGCTATTAAGTTCATTTGGTCTTTGGCTGTCGCTACGGCTTTTAGGCCTATTCGGCGCAAATTACGATGAACCTGGCGCGATTGGCATGTTCTTTGTGGCCGGTTTTGTCATTTCAATTGTCAATACACTGCTAAAACCGATTATAATAATACTATCGTTGCCGGCAATTCTACTGACATTGGGCTTATTTACCCTTATTGTCAATGGTTTTTTGGTCTATATTTCACTGCTATTGGTGCCTGGCTTCGAAATTTCATTTTGGGCGGCGGTATTTACTGGTATTATATTGAGTTTAATAAATTACGTATTGAGCGGGCTGCTTGAACTACGTAAAGCGAAGGAGTTTTAA
- a CDS encoding peptide ABC transporter substrate-binding protein, producing the protein MDDPQETSSWRRFHRLKPSRKQLGKKARKLELATLRHAHKFLVKRWINVREVRRHMLGWLVLVALLIGATGLQFNWYRGSYTAQAAVPGGTYAEGVVGPLDIVNPLFSASTAELTASRLLFSGLLAYDEKNQLRGELAESWQASHDGKIYTVKLRENAVWHDGRPITSEDVVFTINLIKNPETRSPLRSSWESIDVAALNNQTVEFTLPEAYAPFPHALTFGVVPQHLLKTVQPGLLRESAFSKAPVGSGPFAFRNVQIIDAAEERKVLHLRAFRDYFGGAPQLDRFQLHIYKDSDQLYAALVSNEVNAVSGLSSATTKKLDKARFVTETLAINNGTYVLFRNDGPILKDLTVRQALRLATDTAAIINKVGGALPLHGPIIGEQYASVMSMKPPAHNIAEAERLLDKAGWKKNAEGVRVLKDRELSIMMVAVESGDYPQVLSELAGQWRRIGVKVDTRLMNPEDVQQSVLQPRAYDVLLYEFAIGADPDVYAYWHSSQASQTGLNFANYSSQIVDDALESARLRSEVPLRAEKYKTLTEQWLADIPAIALYRPVLHYATTTDVRSIADRSVIVDLADRFRGVKYWTVEQGLRFTTP; encoded by the coding sequence ATGGACGATCCGCAGGAAACCAGCAGTTGGCGCCGATTTCACCGCTTAAAACCTTCTCGTAAGCAGCTCGGAAAAAAAGCCCGAAAGCTGGAACTTGCAACTTTGCGGCATGCGCATAAGTTTCTTGTAAAGCGCTGGATAAATGTCCGCGAAGTGCGGCGCCATATGTTGGGCTGGTTAGTGCTTGTTGCCCTTTTAATCGGCGCCACGGGCCTACAATTTAACTGGTACCGTGGCTCGTACACCGCTCAAGCGGCGGTGCCGGGCGGTACTTATGCCGAAGGTGTAGTAGGGCCGCTTGATATTGTAAATCCGTTGTTTTCTGCTAGCACGGCTGAGCTTACCGCCAGTCGTTTGCTGTTTTCGGGGTTATTGGCATACGATGAAAAAAATCAACTGCGCGGGGAACTGGCCGAATCGTGGCAGGCAAGCCACGACGGCAAAATATACACGGTAAAATTGCGTGAAAATGCCGTCTGGCACGATGGCCGGCCGATTACCAGCGAAGATGTGGTATTCACGATCAATCTAATAAAAAATCCGGAAACGCGGTCGCCGTTGCGGTCGAGCTGGGAATCGATTGATGTCGCTGCTCTAAACAATCAGACGGTTGAATTCACATTACCAGAAGCCTACGCTCCGTTTCCGCACGCCCTGACCTTTGGGGTAGTGCCTCAGCATCTATTAAAAACAGTCCAACCCGGCTTGTTACGCGAAAGTGCTTTTAGTAAGGCACCGGTAGGCAGCGGACCATTTGCTTTTAGGAATGTGCAAATTATTGATGCCGCCGAGGAGCGAAAAGTCTTGCATCTGCGGGCTTTTCGCGACTATTTTGGCGGTGCGCCGCAGCTTGATCGCTTTCAACTTCATATCTATAAGGATTCCGATCAACTGTACGCGGCCTTAGTGAGCAACGAAGTCAATGCCGTGAGCGGCCTAAGTAGCGCGACAACTAAAAAATTAGATAAAGCTCGTTTCGTTACCGAAACGCTGGCCATTAATAACGGTACCTACGTTTTGTTTAGAAACGACGGTCCAATTCTAAAAGACCTGACAGTGCGCCAAGCGCTACGACTCGCTACCGACACGGCAGCGATAATTAATAAAGTCGGCGGCGCGCTCCCTTTGCATGGCCCAATTATTGGCGAGCAATACGCCAGCGTTATGAGTATGAAGCCCCCCGCGCATAACATCGCCGAGGCCGAGAGATTACTAGATAAAGCCGGCTGGAAGAAGAATGCCGAAGGTGTTCGAGTTCTAAAAGATCGAGAACTTTCAATTATGATGGTTGCGGTAGAAAGTGGTGATTACCCCCAGGTACTCAGTGAGCTTGCCGGGCAGTGGCGCCGGATTGGCGTAAAAGTCGATACCCGACTGATGAACCCTGAGGACGTGCAGCAAAGTGTTCTTCAGCCACGTGCCTATGACGTTTTGCTGTACGAATTTGCGATTGGTGCTGACCCGGACGTCTATGCCTACTGGCATTCGTCACAAGCCTCGCAAACTGGTTTAAACTTCGCAAATTATAGCTCGCAAATTGTTGATGACGCACTTGAAAGTGCACGCTTGCGATCCGAGGTGCCATTAAGGGCAGAAAAATACAAAACACTTACCGAACAATGGCTGGCTGATATTCCGGCAATCGCGTTGTATCGTCCGGTGTTGCACTATGCAACCACCACTGATGTTCGATCAATTGCCGATAGGTCGGTAATTGTTGATCTTGCTGATCGTTTCCGGGGCGTAAAGTACTGGACGGTCGAGCAGGGGCTCCGGTTCACGACTCCTTAG
- the secG gene encoding preprotein translocase subunit SecG, giving the protein MDITAILQGVTAVSAVLMILFILLQTQGASLGAGFGSSGEFFTTRRGIDKSLFEATIVMSVIFVLSLLAGLLLA; this is encoded by the coding sequence ATGGATATTACAGCAATTTTACAGGGTGTAACGGCCGTATCGGCAGTTTTAATGATACTTTTTATTCTTTTGCAGACCCAAGGAGCGAGCTTGGGTGCCGGATTTGGCAGTTCGGGCGAATTTTTTACCACTCGTCGCGGTATCGATAAAAGCTTGTTCGAAGCAACAATCGTTATGTCGGTTATTTTTGTGCTGTCACTCTTAGCAGGGTTGTTACTCGCGTAA
- a CDS encoding prepilin-type N-terminal cleavage/methylation domain-containing protein, whose amino-acid sequence MGKKQAGFTLIEVLVVVIVIGILATIGVANYSGAQARARDTEREADARSLAQALELHVASNNAYPIEVTPTIFGVNVNRDMFKGPGETAENSVVSLGNNNDMAIPASVTRNSYLYIPFVNGPTASINNASCGSSAVAGVPCDSFAVVFFNEQSGEWRWFTSRNYPPPASRLTQIREALAGRGL is encoded by the coding sequence GTGGGAAAGAAACAGGCCGGTTTTACGTTGATTGAGGTGTTGGTAGTCGTGATTGTGATTGGTATTTTAGCTACGATTGGAGTGGCGAATTACTCTGGCGCCCAGGCACGGGCGCGCGATACCGAGCGTGAAGCTGATGCCCGCTCTTTGGCGCAAGCCCTGGAGTTGCATGTTGCGAGCAACAATGCTTATCCAATTGAGGTGACACCAACTATCTTTGGTGTGAACGTAAACCGCGACATGTTTAAGGGCCCGGGTGAAACTGCCGAAAACTCAGTGGTGAGTCTTGGTAATAATAACGATATGGCAATCCCTGCGAGTGTGACAAGAAATTCATATTTATATATTCCTTTTGTCAATGGCCCGACCGCAAGTATTAACAATGCCAGCTGCGGCAGCTCGGCAGTGGCTGGCGTGCCATGCGATTCGTTTGCAGTTGTTTTCTTTAACGAGCAAAGCGGCGAATGGCGATGGTTTACCAGCAGAAACTACCCACCGCCAGCAAGTCGACTTACCCAAATTCGTGAAGCGCTTGCAGGCCGAGGTTTATAG